In one Geoglobus acetivorans genomic region, the following are encoded:
- the pyrE gene encoding orotate phosphoribosyltransferase — MPDLLNMLVDSGAIKYGEFVLSSGKKSSVYIDIKLAVTNPEILETVAGMMAEKLKSVDFDRIACIELGGVPLAVALSLKTKKPLVIFRKKKKEYGTQEEFIGDIDRGDRIVVVEDVITTGKSAKSVVERVEKAGGKVVRVIAVVDREESDLTPVSLLRLSDILSQSKFQ, encoded by the coding sequence CGGACCTCCTGAACATGCTCGTGGATTCCGGAGCCATAAAATATGGTGAATTCGTTCTCTCTTCCGGAAAGAAGAGCAGCGTTTACATAGACATAAAGCTGGCAGTTACCAACCCGGAGATTCTTGAGACCGTCGCCGGAATGATGGCCGAAAAACTCAAATCTGTGGATTTTGACAGAATTGCCTGTATCGAACTTGGAGGAGTGCCTCTGGCAGTGGCGTTGTCTCTCAAAACAAAAAAACCCCTTGTTATTTTCAGAAAAAAGAAAAAGGAGTACGGAACCCAGGAGGAATTCATCGGGGACATTGATAGGGGGGACAGGATCGTCGTTGTTGAGGACGTCATAACAACAGGAAAATCGGCAAAAAGCGTGGTGGAGAGGGTAGAAAAAGCTGGTGGTAAAGTTGTGAGGGTCATTGCTGTTGTTGACAGGGAGGAAAGCGACCTAACTCCGGTATCTCTGCTGAGGCTCTCGGACATCCTGTCCCAATCTAAATTTCAATGA